A stretch of Gemmatimonadaceae bacterium DNA encodes these proteins:
- a CDS encoding PQQ-binding-like beta-propeller repeat protein has protein sequence TNEPTHTHEPTHTHEPTLKKPRKPLRLWPGVIAAALLGLGRFVVPIVAPEAALYGLLGAALGILGIVVWWLFFSRARWFERLGALVLMVVALFATFRIVHVSIANGAMGYLFPVLAVPVLCLALVAWAVATRRLSDRLRRASLLVTILLACAVFTLIRTGGFTANFDNDFAWRWSKTPEELLLAQAGDEPTNPTSAPAAAKTGADWPGFRGPGRDSIIRGVRIETDWSKSPPVELWRRPIGPAWSSFAVRGDLLYTQEQRGDDEVVACYNVTTGKPVWRHSDAARFWESNGGAGPRGTPTLSNGRVYTFGGTGIVNALDAGNGAVMWSRNAASDTQTKVPGWGFASSPLVIDDDVIVATAGTLVAYDLATGEPRWFGPKGGGGYSSPHLVTIHGVPQILLLNGTGATSVAPSDGKRLWEHPLSSNTRIVQPALTADGDILVNDGEGNGMRRIAVAHGPGGWTVAERWTSEGLNPYFNDFVVHDGHAFGFDGSNIACIDLKDGQRKWKGGRYGHGQLVLLPDQNLLLLLSEEGELALVGATPNQFTELSRFPAIKGKTWNHPVLAGDVLLVRNGEEMVAFRLSLAGR, from the coding sequence ACCAACGAACCGACGCATACCCACGAACCAACGCATACCCACGAACCGACACTGAAGAAGCCGCGTAAACCACTCCGGCTGTGGCCCGGCGTGATCGCCGCGGCGCTGCTGGGGCTGGGCCGTTTTGTCGTTCCCATCGTCGCACCCGAGGCGGCCCTCTACGGGTTGCTCGGCGCTGCCTTGGGCATATTGGGTATTGTCGTGTGGTGGTTGTTCTTTAGCCGCGCGCGTTGGTTCGAGCGCTTGGGCGCCCTCGTACTGATGGTCGTCGCGTTGTTCGCTACATTCCGCATCGTCCACGTATCAATTGCGAATGGGGCCATGGGGTATTTGTTTCCTGTCCTGGCCGTCCCGGTTCTTTGCCTCGCCTTAGTAGCCTGGGCGGTGGCCACCCGTCGTCTTTCTGACAGACTTCGGCGCGCGTCGCTGTTGGTGACCATCCTGCTCGCGTGCGCAGTGTTCACGCTCATACGGACAGGTGGCTTCACAGCCAACTTCGATAACGATTTCGCGTGGCGGTGGTCGAAGACTCCCGAGGAGCTGCTCCTGGCCCAAGCCGGCGACGAGCCGACAAATCCTACGTCAGCTCCGGCAGCGGCGAAGACGGGAGCCGACTGGCCCGGTTTTCGCGGGCCCGGACGCGACAGCATCATTCGCGGCGTGCGGATCGAGACGGACTGGTCGAAGTCGCCGCCGGTCGAGCTGTGGCGCCGGCCGATCGGACCGGCCTGGTCGTCCTTCGCGGTCCGCGGCGACCTCCTCTACACCCAGGAGCAGCGCGGTGACGACGAGGTCGTCGCCTGCTACAACGTGACCACCGGCAAGCCGGTGTGGAGACACAGCGACGCGGCCCGGTTCTGGGAGTCGAATGGTGGCGCCGGCCCGCGCGGGACGCCGACCCTTAGCAACGGTCGCGTATACACATTTGGTGGGACCGGAATCGTGAACGCGCTCGACGCCGGTAACGGCGCCGTCATGTGGTCGCGCAATGCGGCGTCCGACACCCAGACGAAGGTTCCGGGCTGGGGTTTTGCGAGCTCGCCGTTGGTGATCGACGACGACGTCATCGTCGCCACCGCGGGTACGCTCGTCGCCTACGACCTGGCCACCGGCGAGCCGCGCTGGTTCGGCCCGAAAGGCGGCGGTGGCTACAGCTCGCCACATCTAGTGACGATCCATGGAGTCCCGCAGATTTTGTTGCTGAACGGAACTGGCGCGACCAGCGTTGCGCCATCCGATGGCAAGCGACTCTGGGAACACCCATTATCGAGCAACACCCGCATCGTGCAGCCGGCCCTGACCGCAGACGGTGACATTCTGGTCAACGACGGCGAAGGAAACGGCATGCGCCGCATTGCAGTCGCGCACGGACCCGGTGGATGGACCGTCGCAGAGCGCTGGACCTCGGAGGGGCTGAATCCCTACTTCAACGACTTCGTCGTTCATGATGGCCATGCCTTCGGCTTCGACGGCAGCAACATCGCGTGTATCGACCTCAAGGACGGCCAGCGCAAGTGGAAGGGCGGACGCTACGGTCACGGCCAGCTCGTCCTGTTGCCCGACCAGAACTTGCTGCTGCTGTTGTCGGAGGAAGGTGAGCTGGCGCTGGTCGGGGCAACCCCCAACCAGTTCACGGAGCTCTCGCGGTTCCCGGCGATCAAGGGCAAGACATGGAACCACCCGGTGCTGGCTGGCGATGTACTGCTGGTTCGCAACGGCGAGGAGATGGTCGCGTTCCGACTGTCCCTCGCGGGCCGCTGA